In one Umezawaea sp. Da 62-37 genomic region, the following are encoded:
- a CDS encoding histidine phosphatase family protein, which produces MRIILLRHGQSLGNVDESAYCRVPDHSLPLTPLGERQAHAAGPKVKRLIGDGPVAVYVSPYLRTRRTLAGLGLGGVVDRVIAEPRLREQDWGNLQDPVQQEVLKHQRHAFGHFFFRLPNGESGADVDDRLAAFLGELELRMRAESDHPQTVLVVSHGLTIRLLCRRLFSWSVELFESLSNLDTCEARVLDHDGTGWRLDRPFTQWRDSPDGETQAQAAPRR; this is translated from the coding sequence GTGCGGATCATCCTCCTGCGACACGGCCAGAGCCTCGGCAACGTGGACGAGTCGGCGTACTGCCGGGTCCCCGACCACTCGCTGCCCCTCACCCCCCTCGGCGAGCGGCAGGCGCACGCCGCCGGTCCCAAGGTGAAGCGGCTGATCGGCGACGGGCCGGTGGCGGTCTACGTCAGCCCCTACCTGCGGACGCGCAGGACGCTGGCCGGGCTCGGGCTCGGCGGCGTGGTGGACCGGGTGATCGCCGAACCCCGGCTGCGCGAGCAGGACTGGGGGAACCTCCAGGACCCGGTGCAGCAGGAGGTGCTCAAGCACCAGCGGCACGCGTTCGGGCACTTCTTCTTCCGACTGCCCAACGGGGAGTCCGGCGCCGACGTGGACGACCGGCTGGCCGCGTTCCTCGGGGAGCTGGAACTGCGGATGCGCGCGGAGTCCGACCACCCGCAGACCGTGCTGGTGGTCTCGCACGGGCTCACCATCCGGCTGCTGTGCCGACGGCTGTTCTCGTGGAGCGTGGAGCTGTTCGAGTCGCTGTCGAACCTGGACACCTGCGAGGCCCGCGTGCTCGACCACGACGGGACGGGGTGGCGGCTGGACCGGCCGTTCACGCAGTGGCGCGACTCGCCGGACGGCGAGACGCAGGCGCAGGCGGCGCCCCGCCGCTGA
- a CDS encoding response regulator transcription factor, translating to MRILVVDDDRAVRESLRRSLQFNGYQVDTAGDGQQALESVTSARPDAMVLDVMMPRLDGLEVCRRLRSTGDDLPILVLTARDAVSDRVSGLDAGADDYLPKPFALEELLARLRALLRRASNEQDESERARATLKFADLELDPGTRDVRRGDRPISLTRTEFALLELFLAHPKQVLTRGRILEDVWGYDFPTSGNALEVYVGYLRRKTELEGESRLLHTVRGVGYVLRETPP from the coding sequence ATGCGCATCCTTGTTGTCGACGACGACCGGGCCGTGCGTGAGTCGCTACGCCGCTCACTGCAATTCAACGGCTACCAGGTGGACACTGCCGGCGACGGCCAGCAGGCGCTCGAGTCGGTGACGTCGGCCCGACCGGACGCGATGGTCCTGGACGTGATGATGCCCAGGCTCGACGGGCTCGAGGTGTGCCGCAGGCTGCGGAGCACCGGCGACGACCTGCCGATCCTGGTGCTGACCGCCCGCGACGCGGTGTCGGACCGGGTGTCCGGCCTGGACGCCGGCGCCGACGATTACCTGCCCAAGCCGTTCGCGCTGGAGGAGCTGCTGGCCCGGCTGCGGGCGCTGCTGCGCCGCGCCTCGAACGAGCAGGACGAGTCCGAACGCGCCCGCGCGACGCTGAAGTTCGCCGACCTGGAACTCGACCCCGGCACCCGCGACGTGCGCCGCGGCGACCGTCCCATCAGCCTCACCCGCACCGAGTTCGCCCTGCTGGAGCTGTTCCTGGCCCACCCCAAGCAGGTGCTGACCCGCGGCCGCATCCTCGAGGACGTCTGGGGCTACGACTTCCCGACCTCCGGCAACGCGCTGGAGGTCTACGTCGGGTACCTGCGGCGCAAGACCGAGTTGGAGGGCGAGTCCCGGCTGCTGCACACGGTGCGCGGCGTCGGCTACGTGCTGCGGGAGACGCCTCCGTGA
- a CDS encoding trimeric intracellular cation channel family protein, protein MLLVILELVGIAVFAASGALAAVRARLDVFGVTVVALATALGGGVIRDVLLGVHPPTSLTKWPYLLVPALTGLLVFTFHPQVAKLRRAVQLLDAIGLGLFVTGGTSTALALGAPPYTACLIGMTTGIGGGAMRDVLLREIPLVLRREIYAVAALLGCLVVAGGSVLGLPEGPVALAGSALVVAVRLLALWRKWNAPVAHGLDA, encoded by the coding sequence GTGCTCCTCGTCATCCTGGAACTGGTCGGCATCGCCGTGTTCGCGGCCTCCGGCGCCCTCGCGGCGGTCCGCGCGCGGCTCGACGTGTTCGGGGTGACCGTGGTGGCGCTGGCGACCGCGCTCGGCGGCGGCGTGATCCGGGACGTGCTGCTCGGCGTGCACCCGCCGACCAGCCTGACCAAGTGGCCGTACCTGCTGGTCCCGGCGCTGACGGGGCTGCTGGTGTTCACGTTCCACCCGCAGGTCGCGAAGCTGCGCCGGGCCGTGCAGCTGCTGGACGCGATCGGCCTCGGGCTGTTCGTCACCGGCGGCACGTCGACCGCGCTCGCGCTGGGCGCCCCGCCGTACACGGCGTGCCTGATCGGCATGACCACGGGCATCGGCGGGGGAGCGATGCGGGACGTGCTGCTGCGCGAGATCCCGCTGGTCCTGCGCCGCGAGATCTACGCGGTGGCGGCGCTGCTCGGCTGCCTGGTGGTCGCGGGCGGCAGCGTGCTGGGCCTGCCGGAGGGCCCGGTGGCGCTGGCCGGGTCGGCGCTGGTGGTGGCCGTGCGGCTGCTGGCGCTGTGGCGGAAGTGGAACGCCCCCGTCGCCCACGGTTTGGACGCCTAA
- a CDS encoding sugar ABC transporter permease, giving the protein MTALTDKTAREEPKSPAPRGRARRKRATALAGGDKLVLGLMLGIPTLFHVLLVWLPSLGSVALSFSSWDGIGGFEDIKWVGVQNYVDIFTHYPRFWPALQHNLIWLVFLLVVPTTAGLFLAVLLDRKLRFGSIYQSALYLPMVLSLALVGFIWQLIYQPEQGLLNNLLGTADTDPTNWLGDPKINIYAVLVAAAWRHTGYIMLLYLAGLKSVDPALKEAAALDGANSFQTFTKVTFPVLKPVNIVVLVVTVIESLRAFDIVYVINKGRNGLELLSVLVTDNIIGESSRIGWGSALAVILLLISLGFIITYLYQVFSKENRA; this is encoded by the coding sequence TTGACCGCGTTGACCGACAAGACCGCCCGCGAGGAGCCGAAGTCCCCGGCTCCCCGCGGGCGGGCCCGCCGCAAGCGGGCGACCGCGCTGGCCGGCGGTGACAAGCTGGTGCTCGGCCTGATGCTGGGCATCCCGACCCTGTTCCACGTCCTGCTGGTGTGGCTGCCGTCGCTGGGGTCGGTCGCGCTGTCGTTCAGCTCGTGGGACGGCATCGGCGGGTTCGAGGACATCAAGTGGGTGGGCGTCCAGAACTACGTGGACATCTTCACCCACTACCCGCGGTTCTGGCCCGCGTTGCAGCACAACCTGATCTGGCTGGTGTTCCTGCTCGTCGTGCCGACGACGGCCGGGCTGTTCCTCGCGGTGCTGCTGGACCGCAAGCTCCGGTTCGGCTCGATCTACCAGAGCGCGCTGTACCTGCCGATGGTGCTGTCGCTCGCGCTGGTCGGCTTCATCTGGCAGCTGATCTACCAGCCGGAGCAGGGCCTGCTGAACAACCTGCTGGGCACCGCGGACACCGACCCGACCAACTGGCTCGGCGACCCGAAGATCAACATCTACGCGGTGCTGGTCGCCGCGGCCTGGCGGCACACCGGCTACATCATGCTGCTGTACTTGGCGGGCCTGAAGTCCGTCGACCCGGCGCTGAAGGAAGCCGCGGCGCTCGACGGCGCGAACTCCTTCCAGACGTTCACCAAGGTCACCTTCCCGGTGCTCAAGCCGGTGAACATCGTCGTGCTGGTGGTGACCGTGATCGAGTCGCTGCGCGCGTTCGACATCGTCTACGTCATCAACAAGGGGCGCAACGGGTTGGAGCTGCTGTCGGTGCTGGTGACCGACAACATCATCGGCGAGTCGAGCCGGATCGGCTGGGGCTCCGCGCTCGCGGTGATCCTGCTGCTCATCTCGCTCGGCTTCATCATCACCTACCTGTACCAGGTGTTCAGCAAGGAGAACCGCGCGTGA
- a CDS encoding 3-hydroxyacyl-CoA dehydrogenase family protein, with the protein MIAAVVGGGTMGAGIAHLLLAGGHDVTVAEAGAERAEAARGAVRRSLAKAAERGKLAATPEELLTRLVVVDDLAALPPTAELVVEAVPERIDLKRTVLGRVASVCPTAVLASNTSSLSITALADGLPGDRLVGMHFFNPVPVQELVELVHHAGVAPEVVAKVRGWAEALGKTVIEVRDSPGFATSRLGVAVGMEAIRMLEEGVAAAEDVDTGMRLGYGWPMGPLRLTDLVGLDVRLAIAEHLAAELGPRFEPPALLRDKVARGELGRKSGQGFFTW; encoded by the coding sequence GTGATCGCGGCGGTGGTCGGCGGCGGCACCATGGGCGCGGGCATCGCGCACCTGCTGCTGGCGGGCGGGCACGACGTGACCGTGGCCGAGGCGGGCGCCGAACGGGCCGAGGCCGCCCGCGGCGCCGTGCGGAGGTCGCTGGCCAAGGCGGCCGAGCGCGGCAAGCTGGCCGCGACGCCCGAGGAGCTGCTGACCAGGCTCGTCGTGGTCGACGACCTGGCCGCGCTGCCGCCGACCGCCGAGCTGGTGGTCGAGGCCGTCCCGGAGCGGATCGACCTCAAGCGGACCGTCCTCGGCCGGGTCGCAAGCGTTTGCCCCACGGCGGTGCTGGCCTCGAACACGTCCTCGCTGTCGATCACCGCGCTGGCCGACGGCCTGCCCGGCGACCGCCTGGTCGGGATGCACTTCTTCAACCCCGTCCCCGTCCAGGAGCTCGTCGAGCTGGTCCACCACGCTGGCGTGGCGCCCGAGGTCGTGGCGAAGGTCCGCGGCTGGGCCGAGGCGCTCGGCAAGACCGTGATCGAGGTCCGCGACTCACCGGGCTTCGCCACCTCGCGGCTCGGCGTCGCGGTCGGCATGGAGGCCATCCGGATGCTGGAGGAGGGCGTGGCCGCGGCCGAGGACGTCGACACCGGCATGCGGCTGGGCTACGGCTGGCCGATGGGCCCGCTCAGGCTGACCGACCTGGTGGGCCTGGACGTCCGGCTGGCCATCGCCGAACACCTCGCCGCCGAGCTGGGACCGCGCTTCGAACCGCCCGCGCTGCTGCGCGACAAGGTCGCGAGGGGGGAACTGGGGCGCAAGTCCGGCCAGGGGTTCTTCACCTGGTAG
- a CDS encoding ATP-binding protein, which translates to MSAPPSHDVLATGRFQRVSLRARVTLLAAFCVAGVVAMVSLGAYMTVSQNLYTQLDETLRQRVSDAIATPLVQGGQDVQSFPGAFLVAGDIRIGLLDDSGRILYAKGATPPPTNSLDIEVAKGERDENIWTDDRTEFRVISKKYGIGQAMVIAQSMKPLRGTLGKLNVVLFVISGLGVLIAAGAGTAVARTGLRPVQRLTEATERVAMTGDLRPIPVTGDDELARLTQRFNAMLGAVAESQERQRRLVADAGHELRTPLTSMRTNLELLLASERPNAPTLSDVDKAEINDDVRAQLDELTTLIGDLVELAREDAPQVVQEPVDLIEVVERALDRARRRAVTHVKFDVRLQPWSLLGDSNSLERAVLNLLDNAVKFSPDDGVVRLEIKQLGDGSAVVEVADSGPGIADTDVPHVFERFYRSSEARTLPGSGLGLAIVKQAAERHGGMAYTGRAPEGGALFAMRLPGRP; encoded by the coding sequence ATCAGCGCCCCACCGTCGCACGACGTCCTCGCCACGGGGAGGTTCCAGCGGGTCTCGCTGCGGGCCAGGGTGACGCTGCTGGCGGCGTTCTGCGTCGCGGGCGTCGTGGCGATGGTCTCGCTCGGCGCCTACATGACGGTGAGCCAGAACCTGTACACCCAGCTGGACGAGACGCTCCGGCAGCGGGTCAGCGACGCGATCGCCACGCCGTTGGTGCAGGGCGGCCAGGACGTCCAGTCGTTCCCCGGCGCGTTCCTGGTGGCGGGCGACATCCGCATCGGGCTGCTCGACGACTCCGGGCGGATCCTGTACGCGAAGGGCGCCACGCCGCCGCCCACCAACAGCCTCGACATCGAGGTCGCCAAGGGCGAGCGGGACGAGAACATCTGGACCGACGACCGCACCGAGTTCCGCGTCATCTCGAAGAAGTACGGGATCGGCCAGGCCATGGTCATCGCGCAGTCCATGAAACCGCTGCGCGGCACCCTCGGCAAGCTCAACGTCGTGCTGTTCGTGATCAGCGGCCTCGGCGTGCTCATCGCCGCGGGCGCCGGGACGGCCGTCGCGCGCACCGGACTCCGTCCCGTGCAACGGCTCACCGAGGCCACCGAACGGGTCGCCATGACCGGCGACCTCAGACCCATCCCCGTGACGGGGGACGACGAGCTCGCGAGGCTGACGCAGAGGTTCAACGCCATGTTGGGGGCCGTGGCGGAGTCGCAGGAGAGGCAGCGGCGGCTGGTCGCCGACGCCGGGCACGAACTGCGCACCCCGCTGACGTCGATGCGGACCAACCTGGAACTGCTGCTCGCCTCCGAGCGCCCCAACGCCCCCACGCTGTCCGATGTGGACAAGGCCGAGATCAACGACGACGTGCGCGCCCAACTGGACGAGCTCACGACCCTGATCGGCGACCTGGTGGAACTGGCCCGCGAGGACGCCCCGCAGGTCGTGCAGGAGCCGGTCGACCTGATCGAGGTCGTCGAACGCGCACTGGACCGCGCCCGGCGGAGGGCGGTCACCCACGTGAAGTTCGACGTCCGCCTGCAACCGTGGTCACTGCTCGGCGACTCGAACTCACTGGAACGCGCCGTCCTCAACCTGCTCGACAACGCCGTGAAGTTCAGCCCCGACGACGGCGTCGTGCGCCTGGAGATCAAGCAGTTGGGCGACGGCAGCGCGGTCGTCGAGGTGGCCGATTCCGGTCCGGGGATCGCCGACACCGACGTGCCGCACGTCTTCGAGCGCTTCTACCGCTCCTCCGAGGCCAGGACCCTGCCGGGTTCGGGGCTGGGACTGGCGATCGTGAAGCAGGCGGCGGAACGGCACGGCGGCATGGCCTACACGGGCCGCGCGCCCGAGGGCGGCGCGCTGTTCGCGATGCGCCTGCCGGGCAGGCCGTAG
- the eis gene encoding GNAT family N-acetyltransferase has translation MEIREYTEADRGTVFRMRKLAFASSAPPPERLVTPGRLGLLAERDGQPVGSLLINDFAQYFGGRAVPMGGIGGVVVDPHARGRGVASALLDTALRTMREQGQAISVLYPTVPALYRGRGWERAGVHERVDFPMDRLLMSPKAPRRLTTRRATADDLDDVHALYNAFAATADGLLDRHAPTFAPEQLLDLDVATVAHDDEGVLRGYLTADRERERLKAHDLIGLDLDTQLTLLAELTSWAGVLGVVSLRLADPAFTDLLTSQAIHNDVKTSQWMLRVVDLPAAVAARGWPNAEGLRPAAVDLDVVDPHAPWHAGPRRLVVEDDGVRVEPGGTGAVRVHARALGPWFSGMQSTHALRRAGLLEGGAPLLDRLVAAPGTPRLADFF, from the coding sequence GTGGAGATCAGGGAGTACACCGAGGCCGACCGCGGGACAGTTTTCCGGATGCGCAAGCTCGCGTTCGCGAGTTCCGCGCCGCCGCCGGAGCGCCTCGTCACGCCCGGCAGGCTCGGCCTGCTCGCCGAGCGGGACGGGCAGCCGGTCGGCTCGCTGCTGATCAACGACTTCGCCCAGTACTTCGGCGGCCGCGCGGTGCCCATGGGCGGCATCGGCGGCGTAGTGGTCGACCCGCACGCCCGCGGCCGCGGCGTCGCCTCCGCGCTGCTGGACACGGCCCTGCGCACGATGCGCGAGCAGGGCCAGGCGATCTCGGTGCTCTACCCGACCGTGCCCGCCCTCTACCGGGGGCGCGGTTGGGAGCGCGCGGGCGTCCACGAACGGGTCGACTTCCCGATGGACCGGCTGCTGATGTCGCCGAAGGCGCCGCGCAGGCTCACCACCCGCCGGGCCACCGCGGACGACCTGGACGACGTGCACGCCCTCTACAACGCCTTCGCGGCCACCGCGGACGGCCTGCTGGACAGGCACGCCCCGACGTTCGCGCCGGAGCAGCTGCTCGACCTGGACGTGGCCACCGTCGCGCACGACGACGAGGGCGTCCTGCGCGGCTACCTGACCGCCGACCGGGAGCGCGAGCGGCTCAAGGCGCACGACCTGATCGGCCTCGACCTGGACACCCAGCTCACCCTGCTGGCCGAGCTGACCTCGTGGGCGGGCGTGCTGGGCGTGGTATCGCTGCGGCTGGCCGACCCCGCGTTCACCGACCTGCTCACCTCGCAGGCCATCCACAACGACGTGAAGACCTCCCAGTGGATGCTCCGCGTCGTCGACCTGCCCGCCGCCGTCGCCGCCCGCGGCTGGCCGAACGCCGAGGGGCTGCGGCCGGCCGCCGTGGACCTCGACGTCGTCGACCCGCACGCCCCGTGGCACGCGGGCCCGCGGCGGCTGGTCGTGGAGGACGACGGCGTGCGGGTCGAGCCGGGCGGGACGGGCGCGGTGCGCGTGCACGCCCGCGCGCTCGGGCCGTGGTTCTCCGGGATGCAGAGCACCCACGCGCTGCGCCGCGCCGGACTGCTGGAGGGCGGGGCGCCGCTGCTGGACCGGCTGGTGGCCGCACCCGGAACCCCGCGCCTCGCCGACTTCTTCTAG
- a CDS encoding carbohydrate ABC transporter permease — translation MTTALPARKAPLRPGRVVLHVFLVLTCLTTLAPLLWAVYASLRTYDDTSRNGYFSFPESLTLDNFSNAWTTGDLPHYYLNTLFITLPAVVVTLLLSSMVAFGVSRFSFRFNLALLMLFTAGNLLPQQVIVTPLWRLYRLIELPEWMSDSGSLIDTQIGVIMIHIAFQIGFCTFVLSNYMKTIPHELTEAARVDGASVFRQYWQVILPLCRPALAALATLEFTWIYNDFLWALVLIQTGDKMPITSALQNLKGTFFTDNNLVAAGSLLVALPTLVVFFTLQRQFVGGLTLGSTKG, via the coding sequence GTGACCACCGCACTCCCCGCACGCAAGGCTCCGCTGCGACCCGGTCGGGTGGTGCTGCACGTCTTCCTCGTGCTCACCTGCCTGACGACGCTGGCCCCGCTGCTGTGGGCGGTCTACGCGTCGCTGCGCACCTACGACGACACCTCCCGCAACGGGTACTTCTCGTTCCCGGAAAGCCTGACGCTGGACAACTTCAGCAACGCGTGGACGACCGGCGACCTGCCGCACTACTACCTCAACACGCTGTTCATCACGCTGCCCGCGGTCGTGGTCACGCTGCTGCTCAGCTCGATGGTCGCGTTCGGCGTGTCCCGGTTCAGCTTCAGGTTCAACCTCGCGCTGCTGATGCTGTTCACCGCGGGCAACCTGCTGCCGCAGCAGGTCATCGTCACCCCGCTGTGGCGGCTGTACCGGCTGATCGAACTGCCGGAGTGGATGAGCGACAGCGGTTCGCTGATCGACACCCAGATCGGCGTGATCATGATCCACATCGCGTTCCAGATCGGGTTCTGCACGTTCGTCCTCAGCAACTACATGAAGACGATCCCGCACGAGCTGACCGAGGCGGCGCGGGTGGACGGCGCCAGCGTGTTCCGGCAGTACTGGCAGGTGATCCTACCGCTGTGCAGGCCCGCGCTGGCGGCGCTGGCGACGCTGGAGTTCACCTGGATCTACAACGACTTCCTGTGGGCGCTGGTGCTGATCCAGACCGGGGACAAGATGCCGATCACCTCTGCGTTGCAGAACCTGAAGGGGACGTTCTTCACGGACAACAACCTGGTGGCGGCGGGGTCGTTGCTGGTGGCGCTGCCGACGCTGGTGGTGTTCTTCACGTTGCAGCGGCAGTTCGTGGGCGGTCTGACCCTGGGGTCCACGAAGGGGTAG
- a CDS encoding ABC transporter substrate-binding protein, whose amino-acid sequence MVRYTPSSQSMHPLLGRRAVLRGLLLSAGIAAVPGLAACGGSDSGSSNGTVTFGNNLSDQVPKDAITAALKGFDTDALKITINTKQHEQYQEQINNYLQGKPDDVLAWFAGYRMRFFAEKGLTGDLTDLWGGLGDNYAPALKEASTAKDGKQYFVPFTQYPWGVFYLKSVWTQRGYAVPKTLDEFVALSTKMKADGLNPIAFAQKQGWPGMGTFDQLNFRTNGYQFHVDLMAGKEDWQGAKVRAVFDTWKRLLPFHQENALGREWQEAAQSVQQGKSGMYVLGTFIGQQFKGQEDDLDFFAFPEINSEFGQDTVEAPIDGYMMAKNPKNPEGAKKLLEYLAKPETQLEYLKSDPSSIATSTKADTSGYTALQKKAVEVIKNAKHITQFLDRDTDPRFASDAATNGLNAFIQNPDDIDTVLKGMADQAKTIFTG is encoded by the coding sequence ATGGTCCGGTACACGCCCAGTTCGCAGTCCATGCATCCCCTCCTCGGCCGCAGGGCCGTGCTCCGAGGACTGCTCCTGTCCGCGGGCATCGCGGCGGTGCCGGGGCTGGCCGCCTGCGGCGGTTCCGACTCGGGCTCCTCCAACGGCACGGTCACCTTCGGCAACAACCTGTCCGACCAGGTGCCGAAGGACGCGATCACCGCGGCGCTGAAGGGCTTCGACACCGACGCCCTGAAGATCACGATCAACACCAAGCAGCACGAGCAGTACCAGGAGCAGATCAACAACTACCTCCAGGGCAAGCCGGACGACGTGCTCGCCTGGTTCGCCGGCTACCGGATGCGCTTCTTCGCGGAGAAGGGCCTCACCGGCGACCTCACCGACCTGTGGGGCGGGCTCGGCGACAACTACGCCCCCGCGCTCAAGGAGGCGTCGACCGCCAAGGACGGCAAGCAGTACTTCGTGCCGTTCACCCAGTACCCGTGGGGCGTGTTCTACCTCAAGAGCGTGTGGACCCAGCGCGGCTACGCGGTCCCGAAGACGCTCGACGAGTTCGTCGCGCTGTCCACGAAGATGAAGGCCGACGGCCTGAACCCGATCGCCTTCGCCCAGAAGCAGGGCTGGCCGGGCATGGGCACGTTCGACCAGTTGAACTTCCGCACCAACGGCTACCAGTTCCACGTCGACCTCATGGCCGGCAAGGAGGACTGGCAGGGCGCGAAGGTGCGCGCGGTGTTCGACACCTGGAAGCGCCTGCTGCCGTTCCACCAGGAGAACGCGCTCGGCCGCGAGTGGCAGGAGGCCGCGCAGAGCGTCCAGCAGGGCAAGTCCGGCATGTACGTGCTCGGCACGTTCATCGGCCAGCAGTTCAAGGGCCAGGAGGACGACCTCGACTTCTTCGCGTTCCCGGAGATCAACTCCGAGTTCGGCCAGGACACGGTCGAGGCGCCCATCGACGGCTACATGATGGCCAAGAACCCGAAGAACCCCGAGGGCGCGAAGAAGCTCCTGGAGTACCTGGCGAAGCCCGAGACGCAGCTCGAGTACCTCAAGTCCGACCCGTCGTCGATCGCCACCAGCACCAAGGCCGACACCTCCGGCTACACGGCGCTCCAGAAGAAGGCCGTCGAGGTCATCAAGAACGCCAAGCACATCACCCAGTTCCTCGACCGCGACACCGACCCGCGGTTCGCCAGCGACGCGGCGACCAACGGCCTGAACGCGTTCATCCAGAACCCGGACGACATCGACACCGTGCTCAAGGGCATGGCCGACCAGGCCAAGACGATCTTCACGGGGTGA
- a CDS encoding EthD family reductase: protein MIKCIALYKTPADVADFDEKYFATHLPIVEKTPGLLRAEVAKVDRVLVPGFLGDTGLHVIAEMYFESAAVMKAAFQSPEWHAAGANLSEIGGLELVAMFTAEVVAQ from the coding sequence ATGATCAAGTGCATCGCCCTCTACAAGACGCCCGCCGACGTGGCCGACTTCGACGAGAAGTACTTCGCGACGCACCTCCCGATCGTGGAGAAGACCCCCGGTCTGCTGCGCGCCGAGGTGGCCAAGGTCGACCGCGTGCTGGTGCCCGGCTTCCTCGGCGACACCGGCCTGCACGTCATCGCGGAGATGTACTTCGAGTCCGCCGCCGTCATGAAGGCGGCGTTCCAGTCGCCGGAGTGGCACGCCGCGGGCGCGAACCTGTCCGAGATCGGCGGCCTGGAGCTGGTCGCGATGTTCACCGCCGAGGTGGTCGCGCAGTGA